Within Lagopus muta isolate bLagMut1 chromosome 1, bLagMut1 primary, whole genome shotgun sequence, the genomic segment GTTGTATTTTCTGCCAACAGTAagaacaggtaaaaaaaaaagaccaatttttattaattcatcAAAGCTTACAGTGTCCACAGAGTTGTGCATTAAAGGACACATAAGTATTTCATAGGTCAGTGTAGGAATTCAAAACATGACTATTGTAAAGCAGGTCatctgacattttattttccttctatctAAGGTGGAACTGAGTGTAAGGGGGCACGCTGGTTGGAAAATTTTACCTTTTGTCTGCTGAgtctccccattttttttttttaattttatttttttaagtagcaaGTTTGGTGCTTTTAGCAAATATTCTAGTTCAGACCAAAAGTGTAATGGCACTTACCCTTACTACAGTTAGATAAATTGAttgataaatagataaatacagCGTTACAGACACGTACACAAGTTTGTAATTTAATCTTTACGTTGTGCAAGACTAGATGCTACCAAAAACTGTAATTTCAAACGGTTCTTACGCAGCAACTGTGTGTGtaaacagtaacaaagaaaaaaatgaacagtacaacatttaaaactgcatctgaaaacaagcaagcaagcgAACAGGATTCTGCAATTCATTTGTTGCTGTTACAGAACACACTTTCTATTACTTCCGCATTTTCAGTATTCATCCTCTtcttcagcctctgcttctACAGAGTCTATCCCAACTTCTTCATAATCTTTTTCAAGGGCAGCCAGATCTTCCCGGGCTTCGGAAAATTCTCCTTCCTCCATTCCTTCCCCAACGTACCAATGTACAAAGGCACGTTTGGCATACATCAAATCGAATTTATGGTCGAGACGAGCCCATGCTTCAGCAATGGCAGTGGTATTACTCAGCATACATACAGCTCTCTGCACCTTTGCAAGGTCGCCACCTGGCACCACAGTTGGAGGCTGGTAGTTAATGCCCACCTTCAAGAAAACAAGTGAGAACGTCTTTAATTACTGGGAAGCACTGAAGACTTATTTCTGTTAACAACAACAGTAGCCACAACTGTgaacaattaaataaaattattttgcgcttcatcaaaatatttaacTAAATCCTAAATTCAGGATCTGGTCAAACTGGTCCAGCGTTAGCTACATTGGCCTAGAGGTTATTTTTCCAAGATCATAAGAGCTTACTGGACTCTACAAAGAACATAAGACTCTAGGTCTTTGCAAGTCCTGAATGCATGGACAGTAGCTGGAAGGATGGACCTCTTGTCCGGAAGGTGACACTGCCAGTCAACTGAGAACAAGCAGAAGTAGCTGAACAACCTGATATTCATCTAGTAAAAAGGCGACTTACAGGAGCCTATGTTTAAATGAATCACAACGAAAAAAATAGGTTTGCTCTAGTGATAGCAGTCAGGCTCCACATGTCCGGAAACTGATAGCGTCTACCACTTCAAGGTATCTCAAAACCATTGTTGGGAAATTACTGCACTGAATTCAATAACTTCATGTAGTGTTTCTACATTTGCTTGGGGCTTGCCTATATTCCTTCTGTACAAAGCTCCCGAGATTTTTGAAGACTTGCAGTAAAACCTGGCATTGCTTTTCAGTACAACCTGcttgtaaattattttcagacacTCAGTACTGCCTGTTCCTACAAAAACCGTGACTGCTATTCTGTAACTTGTTTTAGAATTTTCATCTGAGTTAAAGTATCAGGGAATTATATTTAAGAATATAATCTGAAATGTAAGCAGTTCAGTAACAGGAACGTTACAGTACAGTACAACGACCGCTACCTCCAAATATCACGTAATTCCTACTATTTCCAAGATCAAGCACTTCAGAAGTTATCAAAGTACCTTGAATCCAGTTGGGCACCAATCCACAAACTGAATGGTACGTTTAGTCTTGATAGTAGCGATAGCTGCGTTGACATCTTTAGGGACAACATCACCTCTGTATAACATACAGCAGGCCATGTATTTACCATGACGTGGGTCACATTTTACCATCTGGTTGGCTGGTTCAAAGCAAGCATTGGTAATTTCAGCCACGGATAACTGCTCATGGTAGGctttttcagcagagatgataGGGGCATATGTTaccaaggggaaatggattcgTGGGTACGGAACAAGGTTAGTTTGAAATTCTGTCAGATCTACATTAAGGGCTCCATCAAAACGTAGTGAAGCTGTGATGGATGAAACAATTTGCGCAATTAGTCGATTTAAATTGGTATAAGTGGGACGTTCTATGTCCAGGTTGCGACGACATATATCATAAGTGGCTTCATTATCTACCATGAATGCGCAGTCTGAATGCTCCAGTGTTGTATGAGTAGTTAAAACTGAATTGTAAGGTTCCACTACAGCAGTAGAAACCTGTGGTGCTGGATAAATTGCAAATTCTAGTTTAGATTTTTTGCCATAGTCAACAGAGAGCCTTTCCATGAGCAGAGATGTAAACCCTGAACCAGTGCCTCCTCCAAAACTGTGAAAGATAAGGAAACCTTGCAGCCCAGTGCACAGATCAGCCTATAATaggatggaaaaaagcaagagagaaaaaacatacatttattattaccttttccaaaatcatcaacattaaaataaacactcaaaagcaattatttcctcatcatttgttttaaaaggtaaCTTTTTTCTTGCATATCTTTTACTTAAAACCACCACAGCACACCTTGTTCTGAATATgagtattttctcatttgaatgtagcattttcctttatgcattttttatcCTACTAAAAGCAAGAGCAGTTGTGCACCACTGCGAAAGGTTATTAGAAATTACAGCAGGCTTGCAGCTTTTAAACTACTATTGTACTCTGTATGGCAGCAAGTATCAatttggtttggaaaaaaagtatttttacaacTTCAGAAAGGCAATCACTACTTCACTTTGATTCACATCATGCTAAGTGAATTTCTTACATTACACCAGGTTATGGAAACCTAGAAAGACATGTGAAATTACTGAACGTCCAACCAAAATCTGAGTTTCAGGgtactggaaatattttgaatgacaCATAATGGTGCGATTcaggttaaaaataacaaacaagtgCTTACAGTCTAAAGGTTTTATAACGCACTTCTGAGGTATccttaaaatatcttcaaataaTGATGTTCCACATCACAAGAACTTTCAAGTTTTActgactgaatttttatttaactcaAGAGGGGGGAGGCATGGGACCAAGTTCccggttttttgtttttcataatctATGCataaaattcttaaaaacaaacaactccctccccccccagaaaaaaaaaacaacacaagtgTCATAAC encodes:
- the LOC125685990 gene encoding tubulin alpha-3 chain-like, with amino-acid sequence MRECISIHVGQAGVQIGNACWELYCLEHGIQPDGHMPSDKTIGGGDDSFNTFFSETGAGKHVPRAVFVDLEPTVVDEVRTGTYRQLFHPEQLITGKEDAANNYARGHYTVGKEIVDLVLDRTRKVADLCTGLQGFLIFHSFGGGTGSGFTSLLMERLSVDYGKKSKLEFAIYPAPQVSTAVVEPYNSVLTTHTTLEHSDCAFMVDNEATYDICRRNLDIERPTYTNLNRLIAQIVSSITASLRFDGALNVDLTEFQTNLVPYPRIHFPLVTYAPIISAEKAYHEQLSVAEITNACFEPANQMVKCDPRHGKYMACCMLYRGDVVPKDVNAAIATIKTKRTIQFVDWCPTGFKVGINYQPPTVVPGGDLAKVQRAVCMLSNTTAIAEAWARLDHKFDLMYAKRAFVHWYVGEGMEEGEFSEAREDLAALEKDYEEVGIDSVEAEAEEEDEY